In Lates calcarifer isolate ASB-BC8 unplaced genomic scaffold, TLL_Latcal_v3 _unitig_2529_quiver_1116, whole genome shotgun sequence, one DNA window encodes the following:
- the LOC108892938 gene encoding uncharacterized protein LOC108892938 codes for MPWRCCVPGCKGYDEAKSMGVVFHGLPTRDPQRCRTWLTAIQNPRYDENTPVSRYSGVRVCSLHFRPEDYEEDFRAKILNVAPKPMLKSGAVPSVFPGRGQGEPGRADPASAPAPKRTRTQTSRGAADASSQPPPAAGSDDSFCIVVSVDPLDDGSFRSEPEFSESDEDMDKDCTIVYNHSLMELFRMCQSCGQPIVEKEVFHSGAQMRVKWSCRGGHSGTWTSSPRLRDVLP; via the exons ATGCCGTGGAGGTGCTGTGTTCCCGGGTGTAAAGGCTACGATGAGGCCAAGTCGATGGGCGTCGTGTTTCACGGGTTACCGACCAGAGACCCGCAGCGCTGCAGAACATGGCTGACCGCGATCCAGAACCCCCGCTACGACGAGAACACCCCGGTGTCCAGGTACAGCGGGGTCCGGGTCTGCAGCCTGCACTTCAGGCCGGAGGACTACGAGGAGGACTTCAGGGCTAAGATACTCAACGTCGCCCCCAAACCGATGCTGAAGAGCGGCGCCGTGCCGTCCGTGTTCCCCGGGAGAGGGCAGGGGGAGCCCGGCCGAGCCGACCCGGCATCTGCCCCGGCTCCGAAGAGAACCAGGACCCAG ACGAGCCGCGGAGCTGCAGACGCCTCCTCACAGCCGCCTCCGGCCGCCGGCTCGGACGACAGCTTCTGCATCGTGGTGTCGGTCGACCCCCTGGACGACGGCAGCTTCCGCTCGGAGCCGGAGTTCAGCGAGTCGGACGAGGACATGGACAAAGACTGTACGATCGTCTACAACCACAGCCTGATGGAGCTGTTCAGGATGTGTCAGTCGTGCGGGCAGCCCATAGTGGAGAAGGAGGTTTTCCACTCGGGAGCACAGATGAGGGTGAAGTGGAGCTGTCGTGGCGGACACTCCGGGACGTGGACGTCCTCGCCTCGTCTCAGAGACGTGCTGCCGTAa